The following proteins are encoded in a genomic region of Laspinema palackyanum D2c:
- a CDS encoding RNA-binding domain-containing protein, with product MTPPIPAQESLTVEFKSDRKKLSDRDLIEAITCLANTEGGELWLGVEDDGTPTGLNSDRQQVNYLVGLVAARTAPSLSVQVETVTLESITVARIQIPQARGEIATSNGVYLRRRLKPDGTPECVPILPHERISRASRFGLTDVSAQPVAESTLQDFDPLERDRLRQCIQSYGGDRPLLELDDEALDGALGFTRRQPDGSRIPTLTGLLLIGRETALRELVPTHEFAFQVLAQEAVRFNEFRRFPLLKALDWLETNFRPYNPEQEIQIGLFRVPIPKVDMSAFREAIANALIHRDYHQLGAVHVRLEDEALSVSNPGGLVEGVTLANLLTTEPRPRNLCLADAMKRIGIVERSGRGIDSIYRGLLRFGRPAPDYSDTSNTSVILHLATADADLKFLRLVVEEENRQGKSLPIDSLIALATLREAKRLSAAQLATAIHRTPSQARKTLEVLNELGLIQAHGTNNRTYTFTPTVYQATGNQAEYTRQAAFSALQHEQMVISYVEQHGQIRRSEVMDLCRLSEGQAKMLLKRLKDKGAIVLEGKGRNALYRIR from the coding sequence ATGACTCCCCCAATTCCCGCCCAGGAAAGCCTCACCGTCGAATTTAAAAGCGACCGAAAAAAACTGTCAGATCGGGATTTAATCGAAGCCATTACCTGCCTTGCCAACACCGAAGGCGGGGAATTGTGGCTAGGTGTAGAAGACGACGGAACGCCTACCGGACTAAACTCCGACCGTCAACAAGTCAACTATTTAGTGGGTCTTGTAGCAGCGCGAACCGCCCCCTCTCTCTCTGTCCAAGTCGAAACCGTTACCCTAGAGAGCATCACCGTCGCCCGCATTCAAATCCCCCAAGCCAGAGGAGAAATTGCCACCAGCAACGGCGTGTATTTACGTCGTCGCCTCAAACCCGACGGAACCCCCGAATGTGTTCCTATCTTGCCCCATGAGCGCATTAGTCGCGCCAGTCGCTTCGGTCTGACCGATGTATCCGCCCAACCCGTTGCCGAGAGTACCCTACAAGACTTTGACCCCTTAGAACGCGATCGGTTGCGTCAGTGCATCCAAAGCTACGGAGGCGATCGCCCTTTACTTGAACTCGACGACGAAGCACTGGATGGAGCCTTGGGCTTCACCCGCCGCCAACCCGATGGCAGTCGCATCCCCACCCTCACCGGACTGCTTCTCATCGGTCGAGAAACCGCCCTTCGGGAGTTAGTTCCGACCCATGAATTCGCCTTTCAAGTCTTGGCACAGGAAGCCGTGCGATTTAACGAATTTCGACGTTTTCCCCTCCTCAAAGCCCTCGACTGGCTCGAAACCAACTTTCGCCCCTACAACCCCGAACAAGAAATTCAAATCGGGCTGTTTCGCGTCCCTATTCCTAAAGTGGATATGAGCGCATTTCGGGAAGCGATCGCCAACGCCCTCATCCATCGCGACTATCACCAACTCGGGGCCGTCCATGTCCGCCTGGAAGACGAAGCTCTGAGCGTGAGTAACCCAGGCGGTTTGGTCGAAGGAGTCACCCTCGCCAATTTGCTCACAACCGAACCTCGCCCCCGTAATCTCTGCCTAGCGGATGCCATGAAACGGATCGGCATCGTAGAGCGATCGGGACGCGGCATCGATAGCATCTATCGGGGACTCCTGCGGTTTGGACGACCCGCCCCCGATTACAGCGATACCAGTAACACCAGCGTTATCCTCCACCTCGCCACCGCTGACGCCGACTTGAAATTTCTCCGCCTTGTTGTTGAAGAAGAAAACCGCCAAGGCAAATCTCTCCCCATTGATAGCCTGATTGCCCTAGCCACACTCCGCGAAGCCAAGCGACTCAGTGCCGCGCAACTAGCCACAGCCATCCACCGCACTCCGTCTCAAGCTCGCAAAACCCTCGAAGTTCTCAATGAACTCGGTCTGATCCAAGCCCACGGCACAAACAACCGGACCTATACCTTTACCCCCACTGTTTATCAAGCCACCGGAAATCAAGCCGAATATACTCGTCAAGCGGCATTTTCAGCCCTCCAACATGAGCAAATGGTGATCAGTTATGTAGAGCAGCATGGTCAAATCAGGAGATCTGAAGTGATGGATCTGTGTCGTTTATCAGAAGGGCAGGCCAAAATGTTGCTCAAGCGACTTAAGGATAAGGGGGCCATTGTCCTAGAAGGTAAAGGACGCAATGCCCTTTATCGCATCAGATAA